The following coding sequences are from one Aeromicrobium duanguangcaii window:
- a CDS encoding vWA domain-containing protein, translating to MRLALAGRLVVAFGFLILTLATPVTRAEAASAKQPLQDFGACIAGGGKARVLLLLDTSASLKTSDPVATRVDAARHLTDRLGTFTKASGAALEVAVAGFAGDFKVSLPWTALDGAGKRDVATSVDKFRGRNTGWETDYWQALQGARTYLADGDADCKALVWLTDGMYDLDQRSTQQEKDDYGTTKPYAPDIRLTSAGSVERVERVGSRDLCRAGGVADAIRADGVTTVAIALQGQDQGDSNDFGLMSGVATRSKVDGGKCGDRDARGKGSFVLAEDVGDLFFAFDALSDPENLPKERTTPLCQGEVCPAGRHSFVTDRSISSVSVLGSADVKGFEAVFVTPAGERLTLAPGGSLKEERPGFELRASWSTDAVFSATLERGEAASWEGTWSVVFVDPAKTGRGKARTNIRLVSDLAPVWGQDDELVVGDESSLDVGLALGDGSRVEPKELQSNVSVGVLLDRGADGRSVLAEDLSAADLQKPVTVDLSKEGPGAGRLVLEMSLTTADPGGKGTELGPRTVSYPVTVQAPGEYPRVPGSIDFGRGDSVDAVDLPVRWKGGGCVWLASSQTDVLPSGVPGAALASTASDADTCAEDEIVLSLTPEEAGAGLLGGTVLLRALPADGPGDAIEIPVRFRYEMEPAPNETVRWGVFALVMALGLAIPVALLAAVKKHGAVLAGDGVAVAVLRGQVNESQSFLVGAAVPRHEHHVHVFADRQTSLIISDRLTLRVKFHPFALVTAPEVRADDAAYVTSQGHALPLAVRGNWVATLDPHAPGTGDVEVVLLMPISGQGIDAVLADARMKVPSAVAKLRGKHGHDAAPAAANSRANFDDEWGTPSSGATPNPTTASDVVDDDVW from the coding sequence GTGAGGCTGGCCCTCGCCGGACGCCTGGTTGTGGCGTTCGGGTTCCTGATCCTCACCCTCGCAACGCCTGTGACCCGAGCTGAGGCTGCTTCCGCGAAGCAACCGCTGCAAGATTTCGGTGCCTGCATCGCCGGTGGCGGTAAGGCCCGCGTTCTCCTGCTGCTGGACACCTCGGCCTCTCTGAAGACCAGTGACCCGGTGGCCACCCGCGTGGATGCGGCGCGCCACCTCACCGATCGACTCGGCACCTTCACCAAGGCATCCGGAGCTGCTCTCGAGGTGGCGGTGGCGGGCTTCGCTGGCGACTTCAAGGTCTCCCTGCCATGGACGGCCCTCGACGGCGCGGGGAAGCGAGACGTGGCCACGTCGGTCGACAAGTTCCGTGGCCGGAACACTGGTTGGGAGACGGATTACTGGCAGGCTCTTCAGGGCGCTCGAACTTACCTCGCTGACGGTGACGCCGACTGCAAGGCGCTGGTCTGGCTCACCGACGGGATGTACGACCTCGATCAACGAAGTACCCAGCAGGAGAAGGACGATTACGGCACGACCAAGCCGTACGCCCCAGATATCCGGCTGACGAGTGCCGGATCCGTCGAGCGGGTGGAGCGGGTCGGTTCGCGGGACCTGTGCCGGGCCGGTGGCGTCGCGGATGCGATCCGCGCCGACGGCGTCACCACGGTCGCGATCGCGTTGCAGGGCCAGGACCAGGGCGACTCGAACGACTTCGGACTCATGTCCGGCGTCGCCACCCGGAGCAAGGTCGACGGAGGCAAGTGCGGAGACCGTGACGCGCGCGGGAAGGGTTCCTTCGTGCTCGCGGAGGACGTGGGCGACCTCTTCTTCGCTTTCGACGCCCTGTCGGACCCCGAGAACCTGCCGAAGGAGCGGACGACGCCGCTGTGCCAAGGCGAGGTCTGCCCGGCCGGCCGCCATAGTTTCGTCACGGACCGTTCCATCTCGTCCGTTTCCGTGCTCGGAAGTGCCGACGTCAAGGGTTTCGAGGCGGTTTTCGTCACTCCGGCAGGGGAGCGCCTGACCTTGGCGCCGGGGGGCTCGCTGAAAGAGGAACGCCCAGGTTTTGAGCTCCGAGCATCGTGGAGTACTGACGCGGTCTTCTCCGCCACGCTCGAGCGCGGTGAGGCTGCCTCGTGGGAGGGAACCTGGTCCGTCGTGTTCGTAGACCCGGCGAAGACCGGTCGCGGCAAAGCCCGTACCAACATCCGGCTCGTCAGCGATCTCGCGCCGGTGTGGGGACAGGACGACGAACTGGTCGTCGGTGATGAGTCTTCGCTCGATGTCGGGCTCGCTCTGGGGGACGGGTCGCGCGTGGAGCCGAAGGAACTCCAGAGCAATGTCAGCGTGGGCGTTCTCCTCGACCGGGGAGCAGACGGACGATCCGTTCTCGCGGAGGATCTCAGCGCGGCGGACCTCCAGAAGCCGGTGACGGTGGACCTCAGCAAGGAAGGCCCAGGAGCCGGACGGCTTGTTCTGGAGATGTCCTTGACCACTGCGGATCCTGGAGGAAAGGGCACAGAGCTGGGCCCGAGGACGGTCAGCTATCCGGTGACCGTGCAAGCACCCGGCGAGTACCCGCGAGTGCCGGGGTCGATCGACTTCGGTCGCGGGGATTCGGTCGACGCGGTCGACCTGCCCGTCCGCTGGAAGGGTGGAGGCTGCGTCTGGCTCGCCAGTTCCCAGACGGACGTGTTGCCGAGCGGCGTCCCCGGTGCCGCGCTTGCGTCCACCGCGAGCGACGCAGACACCTGCGCGGAGGACGAGATCGTTCTTTCGCTCACTCCCGAGGAGGCCGGAGCCGGACTCCTGGGCGGAACGGTGCTCCTGCGCGCGCTCCCGGCCGACGGCCCCGGCGACGCCATCGAGATCCCGGTCAGGTTCCGCTACGAGATGGAGCCCGCGCCGAACGAGACCGTGCGGTGGGGAGTCTTCGCACTTGTCATGGCGCTCGGGTTGGCGATCCCCGTGGCGTTGCTCGCCGCGGTCAAGAAGCACGGTGCCGTTCTCGCCGGCGACGGCGTGGCCGTCGCGGTACTGCGCGGACAAGTGAACGAGTCGCAGTCGTTCCTCGTGGGAGCAGCGGTACCTCGTCACGAGCATCACGTGCACGTCTTCGCTGATCGCCAGACGAGCCTGATCATCAGCGACCGATTGACGCTTCGCGTGAAGTTTCACCCGTTTGCGCTGGTCACAGCGCCGGAGGTCAGGGCTGATGACGCGGCGTATGTCACTTCCCAGGGCCACGCGCTGCCGTTGGCCGTGCGGGGCAACTGGGTGGCGACGCTCGATCCTCACGCGCCCGGCACGGGTGACGTGGAGGTCGTGCTCCTGATGCCGATCTCTGGCCAAGGCATCGACGCCGTTCTGGCTGACGCCCGTATGAAGGTGCCCTCTGCGGTGGCGAAGCTGCGAGGGAAGCATGGGCACGACGCGGCTCCCGCGGCCGCCAACAGTCGAGCGAACTTCGACGACGAATGGGGCACGCCGAGTTCAGGCGCGACCCCCAACCCCACCACCGCGAGCGACGTCGTCGACGACGACGTCTGGTGA
- a CDS encoding tubulin-like doman-containing protein, with the protein MRKYIVVGVGGSGGATVRYIMDQLKADLRSRGVEELPAAWQFLQIDVNPRPDSSPELGSIRDLGGRYVSVSSASNTFSVVRQQVEGRLQGAGHLEGLLGWAPEPRAAADGVNISEGAGQYRAIGRMLTLTRLALIQEALNSAWQDLQQPGAWGNLPHQLADQGPYDSASVVPIVVGSMAGGSGASMFLDVCRLLGRVKGVVPKATSAFLFTPDVFHALDKSNRVGIDGNAMATLAEVIAAQARSSDAIDSALMTALGVASANGEPAAFGRVLPIGASIGGDGAKFGETPEDVFRGLGRAIAATMISERASKTFLQVVIENPTPPPVVEKVVGWGADTSSVSWGSFGYSSLSLGRDRYGEYVAQRLARVAVDRLVDGYKELASALSPQDQLERAVGAQRETLYERVGLPVQNAKFSVWIQQLLGARQSQIADDSLGNVLDVLDQLNAGPKGADFFGVARQRLAGDEAAVAHGLDVGAYAWVEEFAVGLEARLRAETVRILAEPTQGLPFARKILEDMASRYRVLSEKLVAAVPPAGTVLQFSDRVLDMGAMDNTPKLRQEARADIEDRVNNAVLHRVAIPLSGVLRSVAEDVLPAISRALSAAQQDLENAMKLAERQAGLAQLHTRLYGEWPSGDVVPPRFKHAHNEVLLTTADDFPATFRSHVEAAAPGVPVENAVNDMVQHIVRGEWEDQGAAPSRFDVLTNVVAWRAAALPRDAATGDPRPAKTPVYELALKPADLLMRAGAFAARRDHHFAIFTNQTFEAYLNEPGVPDSERTGRLLKFRSAFKQAVHQAAPLVGVDAHLVEKIHAQKVRPQLTFSEIPVAPGSAAAKALESEIQPADGQPDPSVDRLREALTAQSNANRIAIYGAYPKYLPVVFSSFLDQLKDRWSNATGLERGDLWRWKRTRPLPAALAMGAAEQTAIVKGWYLGRALGLVTHPVHPGDLGPVQVFDALRSARMLPFSDEFLTPRASWGEAGSSWLPGVLEGHTLALVRCSGDVEFTALQPYRALRELYDRGLEPTREGSRTHGEDLVSGWLSTGEWPAGHPSQIEKLREAEDTPEGRAAALAAWLESVQTHYEERFMAPLSGPGVLSLPRFDIGSLEEVRAGHLDGELALVIRNALVELQVTVRRALERSRPAAGGGNVIQF; encoded by the coding sequence GTGAGGAAGTACATCGTCGTCGGCGTCGGAGGATCGGGCGGCGCGACCGTCCGGTACATCATGGATCAGCTCAAGGCCGATCTGCGCAGTCGCGGCGTCGAGGAACTGCCTGCTGCGTGGCAGTTCCTCCAGATCGACGTCAACCCGCGCCCGGACTCTTCGCCTGAGCTCGGTTCGATCCGAGACCTCGGTGGCCGGTACGTTTCGGTCAGTTCCGCATCCAACACCTTCTCGGTGGTGCGTCAGCAGGTTGAGGGCCGTCTGCAGGGCGCAGGTCACCTGGAGGGTCTCCTCGGGTGGGCGCCCGAGCCGCGCGCCGCCGCCGACGGCGTCAACATCTCCGAAGGCGCGGGGCAGTATCGCGCGATCGGGCGAATGCTGACGCTGACACGGCTTGCCCTCATTCAAGAGGCCTTGAATTCCGCTTGGCAGGACCTCCAGCAGCCCGGCGCGTGGGGGAACCTGCCCCACCAGCTGGCCGACCAGGGGCCGTATGACAGTGCTTCGGTCGTACCCATCGTGGTGGGGTCAATGGCCGGCGGCTCCGGCGCGTCGATGTTCCTTGACGTGTGTCGACTTCTTGGCCGTGTGAAGGGCGTCGTCCCGAAGGCGACCAGCGCATTTCTCTTCACTCCTGACGTGTTCCACGCGCTGGACAAGTCCAACCGAGTGGGTATCGATGGCAACGCGATGGCCACGCTGGCCGAGGTCATCGCGGCCCAAGCGCGATCCAGCGACGCGATCGACAGCGCCTTGATGACGGCACTCGGGGTGGCCTCAGCGAACGGAGAACCGGCCGCTTTTGGCCGCGTTCTTCCCATCGGCGCGTCGATCGGCGGCGATGGTGCCAAGTTCGGTGAGACCCCGGAGGACGTTTTCCGCGGGCTGGGCCGAGCGATCGCGGCGACGATGATCTCCGAGCGGGCGTCCAAGACGTTCCTTCAGGTCGTCATCGAGAACCCGACCCCGCCGCCTGTGGTCGAGAAAGTCGTCGGTTGGGGAGCCGACACCTCGTCGGTGTCATGGGGCTCCTTCGGATACTCGAGCCTGAGCCTGGGGCGTGACCGCTACGGGGAGTACGTCGCCCAGCGCCTGGCTCGTGTGGCTGTCGACCGGCTGGTGGACGGGTACAAGGAGCTCGCGAGCGCCCTCTCGCCGCAGGACCAGCTGGAGCGAGCGGTCGGCGCACAACGAGAGACGTTGTACGAGCGCGTCGGTCTACCCGTCCAGAACGCGAAGTTCTCGGTCTGGATCCAGCAGTTGCTCGGAGCGCGACAGAGTCAGATCGCGGACGACTCGCTGGGCAATGTGCTGGACGTCCTCGATCAGCTGAATGCCGGGCCGAAGGGCGCGGACTTCTTCGGGGTGGCTCGTCAACGATTGGCCGGGGACGAGGCGGCGGTGGCGCACGGCCTTGACGTGGGGGCGTATGCCTGGGTCGAGGAGTTCGCGGTGGGTCTCGAGGCACGCCTTCGCGCGGAGACTGTTCGGATCCTGGCTGAGCCGACGCAGGGACTGCCGTTCGCGCGCAAGATCCTCGAGGACATGGCGAGCCGATACCGCGTGCTTTCCGAGAAGCTCGTCGCGGCGGTTCCCCCGGCAGGCACGGTGCTGCAGTTCAGTGATCGCGTCTTGGACATGGGGGCCATGGACAACACGCCGAAGCTGCGCCAAGAGGCCCGCGCGGACATCGAAGACCGGGTCAACAACGCGGTCCTTCACCGCGTGGCAATCCCGCTGAGCGGCGTTCTCCGTTCGGTAGCGGAGGACGTTCTGCCGGCGATCAGCCGGGCGTTGAGCGCAGCGCAGCAGGACCTCGAGAACGCCATGAAGCTTGCGGAGCGACAGGCTGGCCTGGCTCAGTTGCACACGAGGCTCTACGGCGAGTGGCCCTCCGGCGATGTGGTGCCGCCGCGATTCAAACACGCCCACAACGAAGTGCTGCTGACGACGGCGGACGACTTCCCGGCCACCTTTCGATCCCACGTGGAGGCAGCCGCCCCTGGAGTGCCCGTCGAGAATGCCGTGAACGACATGGTGCAGCACATCGTGCGAGGCGAGTGGGAGGACCAGGGGGCCGCGCCGAGCAGGTTCGACGTCCTGACGAACGTCGTCGCTTGGCGTGCGGCCGCTCTGCCGCGAGACGCTGCAACCGGGGACCCCCGTCCGGCCAAGACCCCCGTGTACGAACTCGCTCTGAAACCGGCTGATCTGTTGATGCGTGCCGGTGCGTTCGCAGCGCGCAGGGACCACCATTTCGCGATCTTCACCAATCAGACCTTTGAGGCCTACCTGAACGAACCGGGGGTGCCTGATTCGGAACGCACCGGGCGCCTTCTGAAGTTTCGGTCGGCGTTCAAGCAAGCCGTGCACCAGGCCGCACCGCTGGTGGGCGTCGACGCGCACCTCGTCGAGAAGATCCATGCGCAGAAGGTCAGGCCTCAGCTGACCTTCAGCGAGATCCCGGTCGCGCCTGGGTCCGCGGCCGCCAAGGCGCTTGAATCAGAGATCCAGCCGGCGGATGGTCAGCCGGATCCTTCCGTCGACAGGCTCCGTGAGGCTCTCACTGCTCAGAGCAACGCCAACCGCATCGCCATCTATGGGGCGTACCCGAAGTACCTGCCGGTGGTCTTCAGCAGTTTCCTCGACCAGTTGAAGGACCGCTGGTCGAATGCCACAGGACTGGAGCGTGGGGACCTGTGGCGGTGGAAGCGTACGCGTCCACTGCCCGCGGCGCTGGCGATGGGCGCGGCAGAACAGACCGCCATCGTGAAGGGGTGGTATCTCGGTCGCGCATTGGGTTTGGTCACGCATCCGGTCCACCCCGGAGACTTGGGACCCGTCCAAGTCTTCGACGCGCTGCGGTCAGCCAGAATGCTGCCCTTCTCCGATGAATTCCTCACGCCGCGTGCGTCGTGGGGAGAAGCCGGTAGCTCTTGGCTGCCGGGTGTTCTCGAAGGGCACACGCTCGCACTGGTTCGGTGCTCCGGCGACGTGGAGTTCACCGCGCTGCAGCCGTATCGCGCGTTGCGCGAGCTGTACGACAGGGGACTGGAGCCGACGAGGGAGGGCTCGAGGACTCACGGTGAGGATCTGGTCAGCGGGTGGCTCTCCACGGGCGAGTGGCCGGCGGGACACCCGTCTCAGATCGAGAAGCTAAGAGAGGCGGAGGACACTCCCGAGGGCCGGGCTGCAGCGCTCGCCGCGTGGTTGGAAAGCGTGCAGACGCACTACGAGGAGCGCTTCATGGCGCCACTGTCGGGTCCGGGAGTGCTGTCACTTCCGCGTTTCGACATTGGCTCACTCGAGGAGGTGCGCGCGGGCCATCTCGATGGAGAACTCGCTCTGGTCATCCGCAATGCGTTGGTCGAACTGCAGGTGACCGTCCGGCGCGCCTTGGAGCGCAGCCGTCCGGCGGCCGGTGGTGGCAATGTCATCCAGTTCTGA
- a CDS encoding GAP1-N2 domain-containing protein gives MTWFQLTYASSAGQGGRPGGWGVLERDAGIPSELADFMEQGVVSHLDTGEHLPDFAPREVLFHRQRSLSFAFDPSRGAAWWHACPAGSDVTGRPGNVFTHVVGRLQPDHHSRPISLVRSSSWMNPFGHREVAASRLNDFQAPENEQNAGTVLERAFADPVRTEALLAAVTFCFQEDRPLVLVGDTPAVIDALERLSWTTSGVVSSTIPFRTFDRARSMPSPGTPFCVVGIPPEDRVAALTHVAEGRTNALVLDLGWCPDEEAETYWQVDGQTWPVDRRWQDAFFRLSTLGTGVALQITELMDEICAQLSPTELLNPSWPLALALLRHFDEGHPDRDDLCAEWAQTRPWDDLRDPRLRELLRMDETLPAVSVLSPPVDDQQAATGPQSIVGLLVSQCPTAPPPTVVEALEALWAASMESSGDEVQRIQSAVQVALGLAIVATPVANEYEWSRKDEV, from the coding sequence GTGACGTGGTTTCAACTGACGTATGCGTCATCGGCCGGCCAAGGCGGACGGCCGGGCGGTTGGGGCGTTCTCGAGCGCGACGCCGGGATCCCGTCTGAACTGGCGGACTTCATGGAGCAGGGAGTGGTCTCGCACCTCGACACTGGGGAACACCTGCCGGATTTCGCTCCTCGCGAGGTGCTGTTCCATCGGCAGCGGTCGTTGAGTTTCGCGTTCGATCCGAGCCGCGGAGCCGCGTGGTGGCACGCGTGCCCGGCCGGCAGCGACGTCACCGGTCGGCCCGGGAACGTGTTCACCCATGTCGTGGGCCGCCTGCAGCCCGATCACCACAGCAGGCCGATCAGCCTGGTCCGGTCTTCAAGTTGGATGAACCCTTTCGGTCACCGTGAGGTGGCTGCCTCGCGACTCAACGATTTCCAGGCGCCGGAGAACGAGCAGAATGCGGGCACCGTTCTTGAGCGCGCGTTTGCCGATCCGGTTCGAACCGAGGCACTGCTCGCAGCCGTCACGTTCTGCTTTCAGGAGGATCGACCGCTCGTCCTGGTGGGTGACACCCCTGCGGTGATCGATGCCCTCGAGCGGCTGTCGTGGACAACGTCTGGTGTCGTCAGTTCGACCATCCCCTTCCGGACGTTCGACCGTGCCCGCAGCATGCCGAGTCCGGGAACTCCGTTCTGCGTGGTCGGGATCCCGCCGGAGGACCGTGTAGCGGCGCTGACCCATGTCGCTGAAGGCCGCACGAACGCACTCGTCCTCGACCTCGGGTGGTGCCCCGACGAGGAGGCCGAGACCTACTGGCAGGTGGATGGTCAGACGTGGCCCGTCGACCGCCGCTGGCAGGATGCGTTCTTCAGACTCTCCACACTCGGCACAGGTGTCGCCCTCCAGATCACGGAGCTGATGGACGAGATCTGCGCGCAGCTGTCACCGACGGAATTGCTCAACCCTTCGTGGCCACTCGCGCTCGCGCTGTTGCGGCACTTCGACGAGGGTCACCCGGACCGTGACGACCTATGTGCAGAGTGGGCTCAGACTCGGCCGTGGGACGACCTTCGCGACCCGCGTTTGCGTGAGCTGCTTCGTATGGATGAAACCCTTCCGGCGGTGAGCGTCCTATCACCGCCTGTTGACGATCAGCAAGCCGCAACCGGTCCGCAGTCGATCGTCGGGCTGCTCGTGTCGCAGTGTCCGACCGCGCCCCCGCCCACGGTCGTCGAGGCTCTGGAGGCCCTGTGGGCGGCCTCGATGGAGTCGAGCGGGGATGAGGTCCAGCGCATACAGAGCGCCGTGCAGGTGGCCTTGGGGCTCGCCATCGTGGCAACCCCGGTGGCGAATGAGTACGAGTGGTCAAGAAAGGACGAGGTATGA
- a CDS encoding HNH endonuclease family protein encodes MRVIRSAPHGIAFRAASIVALILLSGHTLAAGLDAAEDDATTLQAAQATGPTESAGDPETTQPTTSVVPSESPTTSPTPAATPSPITPSTTPRSERDRLLQLLKKVKVVASRPNPPGYDRSCSPGDGCVFGTEWNDATDATMGHNGCDTRNDVLRRDLTEVVIDPGTNDCVVRRGTLHDPYTGRSIAFERGWGSSLAVQIDHLIPLAAAWDLGAASWPRERREAFANDVKDELLAVDGDANQDKRDSTPGDWLPPNRAFRCEYGIRYVRTSLRWGLPITSADHGALGRVAEKHCTR; translated from the coding sequence GTGAGAGTCATACGTTCGGCACCACACGGGATCGCCTTTCGCGCGGCGAGCATCGTCGCGCTGATCCTGCTCTCGGGACACACTCTCGCTGCTGGCCTCGACGCGGCAGAGGACGACGCAACGACCTTACAAGCGGCTCAAGCGACGGGCCCCACCGAATCCGCCGGAGATCCGGAAACCACGCAACCGACGACCTCCGTCGTACCGAGCGAGTCGCCGACCACGTCACCGACTCCGGCGGCCACTCCCTCGCCAATCACGCCGTCCACAACGCCGAGGAGCGAACGCGACAGGCTGCTTCAGCTCCTCAAGAAGGTCAAGGTGGTCGCATCGCGTCCCAACCCTCCCGGCTACGACCGCAGCTGCTCTCCGGGAGACGGCTGCGTCTTCGGAACCGAATGGAACGACGCGACCGACGCGACCATGGGACACAACGGATGCGACACGCGCAACGACGTGCTGCGCCGCGACCTCACCGAGGTCGTCATCGATCCCGGGACGAACGACTGCGTCGTTCGCCGCGGCACGCTTCACGACCCCTACACCGGCCGTAGCATCGCGTTCGAACGTGGCTGGGGATCGAGCCTGGCTGTCCAGATCGACCATCTGATCCCCTTGGCAGCGGCCTGGGATCTCGGCGCAGCCTCGTGGCCGCGCGAGCGCCGCGAGGCTTTCGCGAACGACGTGAAGGATGAACTGCTGGCCGTCGATGGCGATGCCAATCAGGACAAGCGTGACTCCACACCTGGCGACTGGCTCCCCCCGAACCGCGCCTTCAGATGCGAATACGGGATTCGCTACGTCCGGACGTCCCTGCGCTGGGGACTCCCGATAACCTCCGCCGACCACGGGGCCCTCGGCCGCGTGGCCGAGAAGCATTGCACTCGTTGA